The region ATTTAGCACGATGGGAAACATCAGCCAATGTGATTTTAACCGTGGATCAGGCACCAGAAGGGTATACTGGAAATGTTGGGTTAGTAACCAAGTACATTCCAGAGTTGAACATTGAGAATTTAAATGAAGTTCAAGTGATTGTGGTTGGACCTCCTATGATGATGCATTTTACGGTTCAAGAATTTTTAAAACGTGGCATTGCACAGGAGCAAATTTGGATTTCGCAAGAACGTAAAATGTGTTGTGGAATTGGGAAATGTGGTCACTGTAAAATTGATGATACGTATATCTGCTTAGATGGACCCGTTTTCAATTACACTAAAGGAAAAGATTTAATCGATTAGGGAGGTTAGTCACATGGATATGAATACAAAGTCACTTAAAAAAAATGCTTTCCGTGTTACTAAGCATCGAGGGGTTACAGCATCTAGGGTGCGTGTACCGGGAGGTTATTTAAAAGCTGATTTATTATTAAAAATTTATGATATTGCTAATACTTATGGAAATGGATCAGTGCATATTACAATCCGTCAAGGTTTTGAAATTCCAGGCATTAAATTTGAAGATATTCCGAAAGTTAATGAATTACTTCAACCGATTATTGATGAACTTGAGATCAATCAAGAAGTGGAAGGAACAGGATACTCAGCAGCGGGAACACGTAACGTTTCAGCTTGTATTGGAAATAACGTTTGTCCTTTTGCAAACTATAATACAACGAAGTTTGCCAAACGTATTGAAAAAGAAATTTTCCCAAATGATTTACACTTTAAAATTGCATTAACGGGATGTCCAAATGACTGTATAAAAGCACGTATGCAAGACTTTGGAATTATTGGGATGACAATGCCGCAATATGATAAAGATCGTTGTATTTCTTGTGGAGCTTGCGTAAGGGCTTGTAAGAAAAAGGCAACGGGAGCTTTAAGTGCTGAGAACTTTAAAGTGTTACGTGATGGATCTAAATGTATCGGATGTGGAGAATGTGTGATTCAATGTCCAACAGCTGCCTGGACGCGTAGTCAGAAAAAATATTATCGTTTAGTGATTATGGGACGTACAGGTAAGAAAAATCCACGTTTAGCGGAAGACTTTATGATTTGGGCAGATGAAGATACAATTGTAAAAGTCATTACAAATACGTATAAATATGTAACAGAATATATCGATAAAGAAGCACCAGGTGGAAAAGAACATATCGGCTATATTGTGGACCGAACAGGATTTATGGAGTTCAAAAAATGGGCACTTGACGGAATCGAGCTAAATGATGAAATCATTGTTAAAGATAATGTGTATTGGAATGGTGTTCGATACGTATAATCCATCAGATGATACCGTTGATGATGTGAGATTGAAATGTCAGGGATTATTCATGAATTTGAAAGTTTTGGATACAATAAGGAAGAAAAAATCCCGTCTTAATAAAAGGAGTTATTTATGAAAAAAGTACAATCAACTTGTAACTATTGTTCTTTAGCATGTAATATCGATTTTATGGTTGAAGATGAAACAATAAAAAAAGTCATTCCAACAAAAGGGTATCCTGTCAATAATGGATTTTCATGTATAAAAGGTCTTAATTTAGATAAACAACATTCTATCATTAAACCTAATCCATTACCTCGTTTAAAACAGGAAGATGGAAGTTTTAAACATGTTTCTTGGGATGAAGCGTTTCAATATACGGCCTCTAAATTAACAGAAATTAGCGAAAAATATGGTCGCGAAAGTGTAGCCGGAATTAGTACCGGACAATTAACTCTTGAAGAAATGGCGTTATATGGACATGTCATGCGTAACTTCATGGGGGCTAATGTAGATGGAAATACACGTTTATGTATGGCGACAAGTGTTGTTGCACATAAACAAAGCTTTGGATTCGATGCCCCACCGTATACGTTAAATGATTTTGAATTATCGGATACGATTATTTTAATTGGGGCCAACCCTGTGGTGGCACATCCAATTATTTGGGGACGAATCAAAGCTAATAAAATTCCAGGTAAAAAAGTGATTGTCATTGATCCACGTAATTCTGAGACAGCTAAACGTGCCGATTATTTCTATCGTTTAAAAGCGAAGTCAGATTTAACGTTAATGTATACGTTAGCAAATACGTTAATTGAAAAAGGATGGATTGATGAAGCTTATATCGAAGCTCATACTGAAAACTTTGAAGCTTTTAAAGAATTTGTCAAAGACTATACATTAGATCAAGTTGAAGAAAAAACACATATCACGGCACAACAAGTTCTTGAATTAGCAACGATGATTCATGAAGGAAAAAATGTTTCACTTTGGTGGACAATGGGAATTAACCAAGGCTATGAAGCCGTTCGTAATGCTCAGGCCATTATTAATATTGCTCTAATGACTGGAAACATTGGACGTCCAGGAACAGGAGCTAACTCGATTACCGGACAAAGTAATGCAATGGGATCTCGACTTTTTAGTAATACAGCCGGATTATATGGGGGTGGAGATTACGATAATTCAGTGAGACGTGCAGCTGTTGCGAATGCACTAGGAATAGAGGAGTCTTTACTTCCAACTAAACCAACGCTTCCTTATAATGCAATCATTGAGAAAATCAATGCAGGAGAAATTAAAGCTCTTTGGATTTTATGTACAAATCCTCGTCATTCATGGATTAATAATGAAACCTTTAAAGAAGCTATGGAGAAATTAGAACTCTTTATCGTTCAAGATATTTATGATGATACAGAAAGCTCAGAAAATTGTGATGTGTTCTTCCCAGTTGTTTCAGGTCTTAAAAAAGAAGGAACGATTATTAATACAGAACGTCGTTTATCAGCCGTTCGTCCTGCGTTACAAATGGAAGAGAACGAAATGAATGATTTCAATGTGATTTTAAATGTTGGAAAAGCACTTGGAATGGGGTCATTACTAGATGCGTGGCAAACCCCTCGTGATGTGTTTAACTTAATGAAAAAATGTTCAAAAGGAATGCCATGTGATATTACAGGTGTGGACTATGATGGATTAGTAGATTCTAAAGGAATTCAATGGCCATTTAAAGAAGGCGATGTTTTAACAGAAGATCAACGTCGTTTATATGAAGATGGTCAATTCTATACACCAAGTAAAAAAGCAAAATTTATGTTTGAAAATCCAATGGATAACCCATTAAAACTGAGTGAGGATTTCCCTTATATCCTAAATACAGGTCGTGGAACGGTTGGACAATGGCATACTCAATCAAGAACACGTGAAATTCCTTACGTTAATGATGCCGTGTCACATCAAGCCTACATTCATATTAATGAAAAACTTGCTAAAGAATTAGGAATTGAAAATCAAGAAATCATTGAAGTGTCTTCAATCAATGGTGTAAGTAAACAATTTATGGCCATGATTTCAGATACAGTTGCTTATGATGAGTTATTTGCACCGATTCACTATATTGAAACGAATGCCTTAACACCATCATTATATGATAGTTATTCAAAAGAACCATCTTATAAGAGTACACCAGTTCAAATCAAAAAAGTGAAGGGGGCATAAACATGGAACGCATTAAGATTGATCGCAGCAAGTGTATTAGTTGTTTAACATGTGTCACAGCATGTATTGTGTCTCATGATAGTGAAGATTCAAGAAACCGTGTCGTGATTGATAGTAAAGGAAAAAATAGTCCTATTTTCTGTCGTCATTGTGATTTACCAGAATGTGTTTATACGTGTATGACAGGTGCCATGAGTAAAAATCAAGAAACAGGATATGTTCAATATGATAAAACACGTTGTGCAAGTTGCTATATGTGTATTATGGCATGCCCTTACGGTGTCTTAAGAGCGGACCGTTTTGAACAAAAATATATTATGAAATGTGATATGTGTACTTCGACAGAATGTAAAACACCTCAATGTGTCGCAAATTGTCCAATGGAAGCTATCACACTTGAGGAGGTAAAATAACATGAACTATGTCATTGTCGGTGCCTCAGCCGCAGGTGTGAATGGTGCAAAGTATTTACGCCAAATGGAACCAGACGCTAACATCACCTTAATTTCAAAAGATGAGTACATCTATTCACGTTGTATTCTACATCATTATTTAGAGGGAATCCGAGATATCAAAAAACTTGAATTCGTAGAAGATGGATTTATTGAAAGAAATAAGATTAACTGGATTAAAGGAGTAAGTGTTGAAGCATTAGATAAGGATAAAAAAGAGTTGACCTTATCTAATGGTGATGTTGTTTCTTATGATAAAGTTTTACTAGCAACAGGTGCTTCAACCTTCTTCCCTCCAGTGAAAAATTTAAAAGAAGCTAAAAATGTTTATGGCCTTCGTAACTTAGATGATGCGATTGAAATCAAAGAAAAAGCGAAATTAGCAACAAATATCGTGGTAATGGGGGCAGGGCTTGTTGGGATTGATGCCTTAACAGGTCTGCTACACTATGGAAAAAATTTAACATTAGTTGAGTTTAAAGGACATATGCTCTCAATTCAGTTAGATAAAAAGGCTGCTAAACGATATCAAGATGCTTTTACAAACGAAGGGGTGACTCAATATTATGATACTGCGGTGCAAGAAGTCATCTTAGATGATGAAGGAGCAGTCAAAGAATTAGTCTTATCAAATGGATTAACGATTCCTTGTGATTTCTTGATTGTGGCAACGGGTGTTCGTTCAAATGTTGCCTTCTTAGAAGGTAGTGGAATTGAATGCGATCGATTTGGACTTATTTTTAACGAATATGGTCAAACCAATGATGAATCAGTATTTGGTGCGGGAGATATTTCAGGACGAAATCCAATTTGGCCAGCAGCTGTTAAAGAAGGAATTATTGCAGTAAGTAATATGTGTGGAAAAACACGTGAGTTAACAGATTTCTTTGCAAGTAAATCAACCATGAATTTTTTACATATTCCAACGATGTCACTTGGAACACCAGAACCAGCAGATGAAACTTACACGGTTGAAGTAGACTGTGACGAAGCTTTAAATTATAAAAAAATTATCCATAAAGATGGAGTAATCTATGGGGCGATTATCCAAGGAGATTTATCTTATTCGGGTGTCTTAACACAATTGATTAAAGAAAAGATAAACATCTCAAAAGTGGAAAAATCTATCTTCAATATTGATTATTCTGATTTCTTCCATTTAACAGATAACTGTGAATATACGTATCAAGAAAAGTAGAGAGTATTTTGTATCGGTAGTTAAAAA is a window of Turicibacter sanguinis DNA encoding:
- the asrC gene encoding sulfite reductase subunit C, which translates into the protein MDMNTKSLKKNAFRVTKHRGVTASRVRVPGGYLKADLLLKIYDIANTYGNGSVHITIRQGFEIPGIKFEDIPKVNELLQPIIDELEINQEVEGTGYSAAGTRNVSACIGNNVCPFANYNTTKFAKRIEKEIFPNDLHFKIALTGCPNDCIKARMQDFGIIGMTMPQYDKDRCISCGACVRACKKKATGALSAENFKVLRDGSKCIGCGECVIQCPTAAWTRSQKKYYRLVIMGRTGKKNPRLAEDFMIWADEDTIVKVITNTYKYVTEYIDKEAPGGKEHIGYIVDRTGFMEFKKWALDGIELNDEIIVKDNVYWNGVRYV
- a CDS encoding molybdopterin oxidoreductase family protein, producing MKKVQSTCNYCSLACNIDFMVEDETIKKVIPTKGYPVNNGFSCIKGLNLDKQHSIIKPNPLPRLKQEDGSFKHVSWDEAFQYTASKLTEISEKYGRESVAGISTGQLTLEEMALYGHVMRNFMGANVDGNTRLCMATSVVAHKQSFGFDAPPYTLNDFELSDTIILIGANPVVAHPIIWGRIKANKIPGKKVIVIDPRNSETAKRADYFYRLKAKSDLTLMYTLANTLIEKGWIDEAYIEAHTENFEAFKEFVKDYTLDQVEEKTHITAQQVLELATMIHEGKNVSLWWTMGINQGYEAVRNAQAIINIALMTGNIGRPGTGANSITGQSNAMGSRLFSNTAGLYGGGDYDNSVRRAAVANALGIEESLLPTKPTLPYNAIIEKINAGEIKALWILCTNPRHSWINNETFKEAMEKLELFIVQDIYDDTESSENCDVFFPVVSGLKKEGTIINTERRLSAVRPALQMEENEMNDFNVILNVGKALGMGSLLDAWQTPRDVFNLMKKCSKGMPCDITGVDYDGLVDSKGIQWPFKEGDVLTEDQRRLYEDGQFYTPSKKAKFMFENPMDNPLKLSEDFPYILNTGRGTVGQWHTQSRTREIPYVNDAVSHQAYIHINEKLAKELGIENQEIIEVSSINGVSKQFMAMISDTVAYDELFAPIHYIETNALTPSLYDSYSKEPSYKSTPVQIKKVKGA
- a CDS encoding 4Fe-4S dicluster domain-containing protein, with amino-acid sequence MERIKIDRSKCISCLTCVTACIVSHDSEDSRNRVVIDSKGKNSPIFCRHCDLPECVYTCMTGAMSKNQETGYVQYDKTRCASCYMCIMACPYGVLRADRFEQKYIMKCDMCTSTECKTPQCVANCPMEAITLEEVK
- a CDS encoding NAD(P)/FAD-dependent oxidoreductase, coding for MNYVIVGASAAGVNGAKYLRQMEPDANITLISKDEYIYSRCILHHYLEGIRDIKKLEFVEDGFIERNKINWIKGVSVEALDKDKKELTLSNGDVVSYDKVLLATGASTFFPPVKNLKEAKNVYGLRNLDDAIEIKEKAKLATNIVVMGAGLVGIDALTGLLHYGKNLTLVEFKGHMLSIQLDKKAAKRYQDAFTNEGVTQYYDTAVQEVILDDEGAVKELVLSNGLTIPCDFLIVATGVRSNVAFLEGSGIECDRFGLIFNEYGQTNDESVFGAGDISGRNPIWPAAVKEGIIAVSNMCGKTRELTDFFASKSTMNFLHIPTMSLGTPEPADETYTVEVDCDEALNYKKIIHKDGVIYGAIIQGDLSYSGVLTQLIKEKINISKVEKSIFNIDYSDFFHLTDNCEYTYQEK